The Metabacillus litoralis genome contains a region encoding:
- a CDS encoding enoyl-CoA hydratase/isomerase family protein, producing MSDLLIEKEGAVLTLCLNRPENLNAFSAEMIRKLTKTFQEAQLDEEVRVIVLKGSGRSFSAGGDVKTMGTTTGTQVYEHIGQLNECIKAMTELEKPIIAAVHGFAAGAAFNLALACDMIYATDDSKFVMSFSQVGLISDGGGLHFLPKIIGPYRAKELFFSAKPITAQKAYEYGIVNELIPLDELSNRVATIANELSHGAVRAYGLMKKIINSPGSLENVLEIERITQTYMIQTEDHKEGVKAFKEKRKPQFKGK from the coding sequence ATGAGTGATTTATTGATAGAAAAAGAAGGGGCAGTGTTAACCCTTTGTCTTAATAGACCAGAAAATCTGAATGCATTTAGTGCAGAAATGATTAGAAAATTAACAAAAACATTTCAAGAGGCTCAACTTGATGAGGAAGTACGAGTGATTGTTTTAAAGGGATCAGGACGTTCGTTTTCTGCCGGTGGAGATGTAAAAACAATGGGAACAACAACTGGTACACAGGTTTATGAACATATTGGTCAATTAAATGAATGCATTAAAGCAATGACAGAACTTGAAAAGCCAATTATTGCAGCTGTACACGGTTTTGCAGCAGGAGCTGCTTTTAATTTGGCGTTAGCTTGTGACATGATTTATGCAACAGATGATAGTAAATTTGTGATGAGTTTTTCACAAGTAGGATTAATTTCAGATGGTGGTGGATTACACTTTCTTCCAAAGATAATTGGGCCTTATCGGGCAAAAGAGCTCTTCTTTTCAGCAAAACCAATAACAGCTCAGAAAGCTTACGAATACGGAATTGTGAACGAGCTTATCCCGTTAGATGAATTATCAAACCGAGTAGCTACAATTGCTAATGAACTTTCACATGGGGCAGTAAGAGCATACGGACTCATGAAGAAAATTATTAATTCTCCAGGTTCATTAGAAAATGTGTTAGAAATAGAAAGAATTACTCAAACATATATGATCCAAACGGAAGATCATAAAGAAGGTGTTAAAGCGTTTAAAGAAAAACGGAAACCACAATTCAAAGGGAAATAG
- a CDS encoding quinone oxidoreductase family protein encodes MKAIQFEQYGGPEVLKYIDLDDPKPRDFEVVIKIEAIGVNYADTARREGQYVVDTPLPYVPGSEVAGTVIEVGKDVKGVSVGSRVVTLLSSRKATGYAEYTVADGRALIPVPDNVEFSTAVAIPLQGLSAFHILKTMGRLEKGETVLIHAAAGGVGTLAVQLAKLFGAGKVIATASTDEKLALAKDLGADVLINYTKEGWEKEVLKETNGIGADVALEMAGGDVFRKTLDCLAPFGRLVIYGVASGEQARLYPSSLMAENKSVIGFFLPGIMKKQELYSSSLKELLTYVNDGTLILKIGGVFPLEKAADVHRLLQSRKTQGKLVLVP; translated from the coding sequence ATGAAGGCTATTCAATTTGAACAATATGGCGGCCCTGAGGTATTGAAATATATAGATTTAGATGATCCAAAACCAAGAGATTTTGAAGTTGTTATAAAAATTGAAGCAATAGGTGTAAATTATGCAGACACAGCAAGAAGAGAGGGACAGTATGTAGTAGATACACCTCTACCCTATGTACCAGGCTCAGAAGTAGCAGGTACAGTAATCGAGGTGGGCAAGGATGTTAAAGGGGTTTCGGTTGGTAGCCGAGTTGTGACATTACTAAGCTCGCGAAAAGCTACGGGATATGCTGAATACACAGTTGCCGATGGTAGAGCACTTATTCCAGTTCCAGACAATGTAGAGTTTAGTACAGCTGTAGCCATACCGTTACAAGGGTTGAGTGCTTTTCATATATTAAAAACAATGGGAAGACTTGAGAAAGGAGAAACGGTTTTAATTCATGCAGCAGCAGGTGGAGTTGGAACATTAGCTGTTCAACTTGCTAAATTGTTTGGAGCAGGGAAGGTTATTGCTACGGCAAGTACGGATGAAAAACTAGCCTTAGCAAAAGATCTTGGAGCTGATGTTCTAATAAATTATACAAAAGAAGGATGGGAAAAAGAGGTATTAAAAGAAACAAATGGAATTGGGGCGGATGTTGCTTTAGAGATGGCCGGTGGAGATGTTTTTCGAAAAACATTGGATTGTTTAGCACCTTTTGGTCGATTAGTGATTTATGGAGTTGCCAGTGGAGAACAAGCTAGACTATATCCTTCTTCCTTAATGGCAGAAAATAAATCGGTCATTGGCTTCTTTTTACCAGGAATCATGAAGAAACAAGAATTGTATAGTAGTAGCTTAAAAGAACTTTTAACATATGTTAACGATGGAACACTCATACTTAAAATAGGTGGAGTTTTCCCCTTAGAAAAAGCAGCAGATGTACATCGTCTACTTCAAAGCAGGAAAACTCAAGGGAAGTTGGTATTAGTTCCATAA
- a CDS encoding PAS domain S-box protein: protein MNSEITNQEEAIQTLELYAVVSSNGRFQYISSNSFELIGYASTDLIGRYIKDFIHNEDLFLIESYFYNEHHLYPCSIRFLMRNGRYIWLETNVDFIRSNIQKEGHDIILKMKALTPHSINNASTVEDQSNEVINEHDEWAILQDLPTPVFISRKGKLLFVNKAFQELLGARSTDQLIGKHTFDFIDETFHSVIKNRESRLHKGERVGIIEETWRRIDGREINVEIMASLTNVNGGQAEIVILNDISSRRNFQKILQKSRERYQRLIDNSIDTIAVIHKDQFVFMNESGIKLFDAECYPDLLGRNIYDYLHPSDHQTMKNTLKNIQDGVADVQVTNQSWLISNEKKVFTEMVCIPTTYFGEQAVQVILRDISYRKKTEELMLRSEKLSIAGQLAAGIAHEIRNPLTAIKGFLQIMHPDLEHHRQYLNIIFSELNRIEMILSELLVLAKPQETKFKKTNLITLLNDVAMLLETQGNMKNVAIIQNHDNQSLSINCDENQLKQLFINLFKNAIDAMPKGGKVSVLTKKSNHNVQIIVKDDGEGIPPSVLKRIGEPFLTTKEKGNGLGLMISYKIVENHNGSMSVDSKQGKGSTFTITLPYIQ from the coding sequence ATGAATAGTGAAATAACAAATCAAGAGGAAGCTATACAAACACTGGAACTTTATGCCGTTGTATCCTCAAATGGGAGATTTCAATACATTTCTTCTAATTCTTTTGAATTAATAGGCTACGCAAGTACTGATCTAATTGGAAGATATATAAAAGACTTTATTCATAATGAAGATTTATTCTTAATAGAGAGCTATTTTTATAACGAACATCATTTATATCCATGTTCCATTCGATTTTTGATGCGAAATGGAAGATATATATGGCTAGAAACAAATGTTGATTTTATCAGAAGTAACATCCAAAAAGAAGGACATGATATTATCCTCAAGATGAAAGCATTAACACCTCATTCGATTAATAATGCGTCTACCGTTGAAGATCAATCGAATGAGGTAATAAATGAACATGATGAATGGGCTATATTACAGGATTTACCTACGCCGGTCTTTATTTCAAGGAAAGGTAAGTTGCTCTTTGTAAACAAGGCTTTTCAGGAATTGTTAGGTGCTAGATCTACTGATCAACTAATAGGAAAGCACACGTTTGATTTTATCGATGAAACTTTTCATTCTGTTATTAAAAATAGAGAGTCGCGGTTACATAAAGGGGAAAGAGTAGGTATTATTGAGGAAACATGGCGAAGGATTGATGGGCGTGAAATAAATGTAGAGATCATGGCATCTTTAACAAATGTTAATGGGGGACAAGCAGAAATTGTCATATTAAATGATATCTCATCCCGAAGGAACTTCCAAAAGATTCTTCAAAAGAGTAGGGAACGGTATCAGCGTTTAATTGATAATTCAATTGATACCATTGCAGTTATTCATAAGGATCAATTTGTTTTCATGAACGAGTCTGGTATTAAGCTTTTTGATGCAGAGTGTTACCCTGACTTGTTAGGGCGGAATATATATGATTACCTGCATCCTAGTGATCATCAAACAATGAAAAATACACTTAAAAACATACAAGATGGGGTTGCTGATGTTCAAGTAACAAACCAATCTTGGTTAATTTCCAATGAAAAAAAGGTTTTTACAGAAATGGTTTGTATTCCAACTACATATTTTGGTGAGCAAGCTGTTCAAGTTATCCTTCGTGATATTTCGTATAGGAAAAAAACAGAGGAGCTTATGTTGCGTTCTGAAAAACTATCTATAGCAGGTCAATTAGCTGCAGGAATTGCCCATGAAATACGAAATCCACTAACTGCAATTAAGGGTTTTTTACAAATTATGCATCCTGATTTAGAACATCATCGTCAATATTTGAATATTATCTTTTCTGAGTTGAATCGAATTGAGATGATATTAAGTGAACTTCTTGTTCTCGCTAAACCACAGGAAACAAAATTTAAAAAAACAAATTTAATTACCTTATTAAACGATGTTGCAATGCTACTTGAAACACAAGGTAATATGAAAAATGTTGCTATTATTCAAAATCATGACAATCAATCTTTATCAATTAATTGTGATGAAAATCAATTAAAGCAATTATTTATAAATTTATTTAAAAATGCTATTGATGCGATGCCTAAAGGTGGAAAAGTATCGGTATTAACAAAAAAATCAAATCATAATGTTCAAATTATTGTTAAAGATGATGGTGAGGGAATTCCTCCAAGCGTTTTAAAAAGAATAGGTGAGCCGTTTCTTACAACAAAAGAAAAAGGTAACGGATTAGGTTTAATGATAAGTTATAAAATTGTTGAAAATCACAATGGTAGTATGTCGGTCGACAGTAAACAAGGAAAGGGAAGTACCTTTACCATTACTTTACCTTATATACAGTAA
- a CDS encoding aminotransferase A: MEHLVNSKVKEIELSGIRKFFNMVADYENVISLTIGQPDFTTPSHVKDAGVTAIQHDFTTYTHNAGFFELREAACQFVSKKYGLTYSPDNEVIVTVGASQAIDCTFRTLLEEGSEVILPSPVYPGYEPLIKLAGGVPVYVDTTENDFKLTAELLASYITEKTRCIVLPYPSNPTGATLSSDELEKIANLLRGKNIFVLSDEIYSELVYNGTHNSIASYLREQTIVINGLSKSHSMTGWRIGLLFAPHSVAKHLLKVHQYNVSCATSISQKAAYEALTAGLNDAEEMKTAYKERLDYVYGRLVKMGFDVIKPNGAFYLFPSIKKFEQTSFDFALSLVEKAGVALVPGSAFSTYGEGYVRLSYAYSMEQLIEAMDRIEEYLKSL, from the coding sequence ATGGAGCATTTGGTTAACTCAAAAGTTAAGGAAATTGAATTATCAGGCATTAGAAAGTTCTTTAACATGGTTGCTGACTATGAGAATGTTATCTCTTTAACAATTGGTCAACCCGACTTTACCACACCTAGCCATGTAAAAGATGCAGGTGTAACTGCTATTCAGCATGACTTTACAACGTATACGCACAATGCTGGTTTTTTTGAGCTTCGTGAAGCAGCATGCCAATTTGTTTCAAAAAAATACGGCCTTACCTACTCCCCTGACAATGAAGTGATTGTTACAGTTGGGGCTAGTCAAGCAATTGATTGTACTTTCCGGACTTTATTAGAAGAAGGTAGCGAAGTCATATTGCCAAGTCCTGTATATCCTGGATATGAACCACTAATTAAATTGGCTGGTGGTGTACCAGTATATGTTGATACAACTGAAAATGATTTTAAATTAACAGCTGAATTGCTCGCTTCTTACATAACAGAAAAAACAAGATGTATTGTTCTTCCATATCCATCAAACCCTACAGGTGCAACACTTAGTAGTGATGAACTTGAGAAAATTGCAAACCTATTAAGAGGGAAAAATATTTTTGTTTTATCGGATGAAATCTATAGTGAGTTAGTTTACAACGGGACACACAACTCAATTGCTTCTTATCTTAGAGAGCAGACAATTGTTATTAATGGCCTGTCAAAATCTCACAGCATGACAGGTTGGAGAATTGGTTTGTTATTTGCACCACATTCTGTAGCAAAACACTTATTAAAAGTTCACCAATATAATGTATCGTGTGCAACATCGATTTCTCAAAAAGCAGCATATGAAGCATTAACAGCTGGATTAAATGATGCAGAGGAAATGAAAACAGCCTATAAAGAGCGATTAGATTACGTTTATGGCCGCTTGGTTAAAATGGGATTTGATGTAATAAAACCTAATGGTGCTTTTTATCTTTTTCCAAGTATTAAGAAGTTTGAACAAACTTCCTTTGACTTTGCTCTCTCTCTTGTTGAAAAAGCCGGAGTTGCCCTTGTACCAGGTAGTGCTTTTTCTACATATGGTGAAGGATATGTAAGACTATCTTATGCCTATTCAATGGAACAATTAATTGAAGCTATGGATCGAATCGAGGAATATTTAAAAAGCCTGTAG
- the corA gene encoding magnesium/cobalt transporter CorA has protein sequence MKKLIRTLAITTEEEIIYDLPLSELKKGNIEWYWVDFQEPTDDEVKKLSSFFHFHPLAIEDCLEFVQRPKMDFYDHYFFVVIHSINQRTLEADEIDLFVSNRFIVTFHKNPVRDITNIWQRVKKEMSLQKSPMQILYQIVDKIVDEYFPPVYKLEDSINQVEDNTSDQTISELMEQVFDIRSELNKLRRTIVPMRDLLYRIISSSRLNSLKEKHIYFQDIYDHLLKLVEMIDANRELSSDIRDSYLSISSDRMNRVMMTLTVMSSIFLPLTFIAGVYGMNFQYMPELTGKYSYFIVLGLMGLIGLGMVWFFYKMGWFRFHKGTKL, from the coding sequence GTGAAGAAATTGATTAGAACTTTAGCAATAACAACAGAGGAAGAGATTATCTATGACCTACCTCTAAGTGAACTAAAAAAAGGAAACATAGAGTGGTATTGGGTTGACTTTCAGGAGCCAACCGATGATGAAGTGAAAAAGCTATCATCTTTTTTTCATTTCCACCCACTAGCTATTGAAGACTGCTTAGAGTTTGTTCAAAGACCTAAGATGGATTTTTATGACCATTATTTTTTTGTTGTCATTCATTCCATTAATCAACGTACATTAGAAGCGGATGAGATTGATCTTTTTGTTTCGAATCGCTTTATCGTTACTTTTCATAAAAACCCTGTTAGGGATATAACAAACATATGGCAACGTGTAAAAAAAGAAATGAGCCTTCAAAAAAGCCCAATGCAAATCTTGTATCAAATCGTGGACAAGATTGTTGATGAATATTTTCCTCCTGTTTACAAATTAGAAGATTCAATCAATCAGGTAGAAGATAATACTAGTGACCAAACAATAAGTGAACTCATGGAACAAGTATTTGATATTAGGTCAGAGTTAAATAAATTAAGAAGAACCATAGTCCCGATGAGAGACCTACTCTATCGAATCATCTCCTCATCACGGTTGAATTCATTAAAGGAAAAGCATATTTATTTTCAAGACATTTATGATCACTTGTTAAAGCTAGTTGAAATGATTGATGCAAACAGAGAATTATCTTCTGATATACGTGATAGCTATTTATCAATAAGTTCTGACCGCATGAACCGAGTGATGATGACGTTAACCGTTATGTCTTCAATTTTTCTGCCTTTAACGTTTATTGCAGGAGTTTACGGTATGAATTTTCAATATATGCCTGAATTGACGGGGAAATATAGCTATTTTATTGTTCTTGGACTTATGGGCTTAATTGGTCTTGGGATGGTATGGTTTTTCTATAAAATGGGATGGTTTCGATTCCATAAAGGAACAAAATTGTAA
- a CDS encoding DinB family protein has protein sequence MNNHSLSIAYHKWATLKVVGHIRTLPKEIHKQEIKSVFPSLFDTLLHMLEVDELWLTRIKNRAISVNENNTIEQLFANYVALLNEYEQLGHDVLDRLVTYKSSEGIEYENICYEIIQHVVNHGTYHRGNISAMLRQLGNKTISTDYIYFLRERADIER, from the coding sequence ATGAATAATCACAGTTTAAGTATTGCTTATCACAAGTGGGCAACTCTAAAGGTGGTAGGGCATATCCGAACCTTACCCAAAGAGATACATAAACAAGAAATAAAAAGTGTGTTCCCCTCATTATTTGATACATTATTACACATGTTAGAGGTAGATGAACTATGGCTAACAAGAATAAAAAATAGAGCAATTAGTGTAAATGAAAATAATACAATTGAACAACTATTTGCAAATTATGTAGCGTTATTAAATGAATATGAACAACTAGGCCATGATGTTTTGGATCGATTAGTTACATATAAAAGCTCAGAGGGAATAGAATATGAAAATATATGTTATGAGATTATTCAACATGTAGTAAACCATGGTACCTATCATAGAGGAAATATTTCAGCTATGTTAAGACAATTAGGAAATAAAACAATATCTACAGATTATATTTATTTTCTTAGAGAGAGAGCGGACATAGAAAGGTAG
- a CDS encoding GGDEF domain-containing protein, protein MVTIGDIIENVPVVSIKTKSSEVNQIFEDLPDLEGIVVASENQPVGLVMKAQFYQKISTKYGFDLFMGRSIDLVMDTAPLMVEHTESIAVVSSKAMGRSQKNLYDYVVVTKDQMLKGIVSIKNLLIKLAEVQVNQAMYTNPLSGLPGNVLIEEKMNEFLKNKQKEFSFLYVDLDHFKEYNDTYGFKKGDLLIKEVANLLSKNILLIDDRDAFVGHIGGDDFVAILPHYHYEEICQLIIQEYEIRIKQYYDPHDWNNKYVYTKDRNGKFNKIPLVALSIATITNQNHIYHSIDEISKIAAEVKKLCKLQEDSCYVSYDLNAKRDCCTPQQ, encoded by the coding sequence ATGGTAACCATAGGAGATATTATCGAAAACGTACCAGTTGTTTCAATTAAAACCAAGAGTTCTGAGGTAAATCAGATTTTTGAAGATTTACCCGATCTTGAAGGAATCGTCGTTGCCAGTGAAAATCAACCAGTTGGACTTGTCATGAAAGCACAATTTTACCAGAAAATTTCTACCAAATACGGTTTTGATCTTTTTATGGGGAGATCAATTGACCTAGTCATGGACACAGCTCCACTTATGGTCGAACATACTGAATCGATTGCTGTCGTTAGTTCAAAAGCAATGGGACGAAGCCAAAAAAACCTGTATGATTATGTAGTTGTAACGAAAGATCAAATGCTAAAGGGGATAGTCAGCATTAAAAACCTGCTCATTAAACTAGCAGAAGTACAAGTAAATCAAGCAATGTATACTAACCCCTTATCAGGATTACCTGGAAATGTTCTTATTGAAGAAAAGATGAATGAATTTCTGAAAAATAAACAAAAAGAATTTTCATTTCTTTATGTTGACCTTGATCATTTCAAGGAATACAACGACACATATGGATTTAAAAAGGGTGATTTGTTAATAAAAGAAGTAGCCAACCTATTAAGCAAAAACATTCTATTAATTGATGATAGAGATGCCTTTGTTGGACACATTGGTGGAGATGATTTTGTAGCAATTCTTCCTCATTACCATTATGAAGAGATTTGCCAGCTTATTATCCAAGAATATGAAATTCGCATTAAACAATATTATGACCCTCATGACTGGAACAATAAGTATGTTTACACTAAAGACCGTAACGGTAAGTTCAACAAAATACCATTAGTAGCTCTCTCTATAGCTACTATTACAAATCAAAATCATATTTACCATTCAATTGATGAGATTAGTAAAATTGCTGCAGAAGTAAAGAAACTCTGTAAGTTACAAGAAGATAGCTGTTATGTTAGCTATGATTTAAATGCTAAAAGAGATTGTTGTACACCGCAACAATAA
- a CDS encoding ATP-binding protein produces MLSLIKPLIVNITILFSLTFNANLFLPFQKNVKLTLKYKSIYGFLGAFGALLCMAYPIETLGETNFDLRMIAIMVVTLYAGWIPGSIIVTIVSIARFIIGGSFLHIGIIVSIGAFVISLLFRKQYLNATNRFVSASYISIIYFLFYIIVIYINIDFLDAKFYYIYFLAFYGTYMATIFIIETLMKSNKQFDEMVYMDKLTTTGQMAASIAHEIRNPITTVRGFIQLIQQDTVDQKLKRFAPLILEELDRTNNIITNYLKLAKPESFELTKVELNAILSDSIELLRPLGTFSNVSIEFTPCKESCFVNGNIQHIKQSLLNIIKNAIESIEEYGMIVIRTDIDRNEGRAVITIEDNGKGMTKEELKHIGLPFYTTKTKGTGLGSMITNRLIRQIGGTIEYSSELGKGTAVTVTFQLV; encoded by the coding sequence TTGTTATCACTTATAAAACCACTTATTGTGAATATTACCATTTTATTTTCATTAACATTTAATGCTAATTTGTTCTTACCATTTCAAAAAAACGTTAAACTAACCTTAAAATATAAATCAATATATGGTTTTTTAGGTGCATTTGGTGCATTGTTATGTATGGCTTATCCTATAGAGACGTTAGGAGAAACAAATTTTGATTTGCGTATGATTGCTATTATGGTTGTAACCTTATATGCTGGGTGGATTCCTGGGAGTATTATTGTTACGATTGTATCAATTGCCCGATTTATTATCGGAGGATCTTTTTTACATATTGGAATTATTGTTTCTATAGGTGCTTTTGTTATTTCTTTATTGTTTAGAAAACAGTATTTGAATGCAACAAATCGTTTTGTAAGTGCTTCATATATTTCAATAATTTATTTTTTATTTTATATAATCGTGATTTATATTAATATCGATTTCTTAGATGCGAAGTTTTACTATATTTATTTTTTAGCCTTTTATGGTACATATATGGCTACGATCTTTATCATTGAAACCTTAATGAAGTCCAATAAACAATTTGATGAAATGGTTTATATGGATAAGCTGACAACAACAGGTCAAATGGCAGCATCAATTGCTCATGAAATACGAAATCCTATCACAACTGTAAGAGGTTTTATCCAGTTAATTCAACAAGATACTGTTGATCAAAAATTAAAAAGGTTTGCTCCTCTTATACTGGAGGAATTGGATCGCACAAATAATATCATTACTAATTATTTGAAGTTAGCGAAACCAGAGTCTTTTGAATTAACGAAGGTAGAACTAAATGCAATCCTAAGTGATTCTATAGAATTATTACGTCCTTTAGGCACCTTCTCAAACGTATCCATTGAGTTTACTCCTTGTAAAGAAAGTTGTTTTGTAAATGGGAATATACAGCATATAAAACAATCTTTACTAAATATTATAAAAAATGCGATCGAGTCCATTGAAGAATATGGAATGATCGTTATTCGAACTGATATAGATCGAAATGAAGGAAGGGCTGTTATTACCATTGAAGATAATGGAAAAGGGATGACAAAAGAAGAGTTAAAGCATATTGGTTTACCTTTTTACACAACGAAAACAAAAGGTACAGGTTTAGGAAGTATGATCACAAATCGGCTAATTCGACAAATTGGAGGAACGATAGAATATAGTAGTGAATTAGGAAAAGGAACTGCTGTTACAGTTACTTTTCAATTAGTCTAG
- a CDS encoding NCS2 family permease has translation MDKFFRLTENKTSIKQEILAGSVSFFTIVYIVVVNASILADAGIPLEAGIIATVLTSVAGCFIMGLFGNTPIILVPGMGVNALFTYTIVLGMGLTWQEGLAVVFVSGILFTIIAFTKLSTIISESIPLSLKEAITVGIGFFLTFIGLQKGGIVVLSKETYVALGDFSEPTVFLTLITLIATVILFSKQIPGNFLISILFGTILSACFGQLNYDFTFKSVDAFVMYKEVFFAMSFANMIDIAFWTATFSLTMVIVFENIGLVFGQVHMIDRPQRYNRSLQANALSTITSGIFGSSPTVSTVETAAGITAGGRTGLTSLTTGVLFLTSLLFLPFVRIIPDSAIAPILILIGSLMIQNIQHIDLNDFSESFPAFLIIALIPFTYSIVDGMAFGFIMYPILKIVLKRQTDVKPPLYIIALLFLLNFIFHSLH, from the coding sequence TTGGATAAGTTTTTTCGATTAACTGAAAATAAAACGTCTATAAAACAGGAAATACTTGCTGGATCCGTTTCTTTTTTCACTATAGTCTATATTGTCGTTGTTAATGCTTCTATCTTAGCAGATGCCGGGATACCTTTAGAAGCAGGGATAATAGCAACAGTTCTAACATCTGTCGCGGGTTGTTTCATTATGGGGTTATTCGGAAATACGCCTATAATTCTTGTGCCAGGCATGGGAGTAAACGCACTTTTTACTTACACTATTGTGTTGGGGATGGGGCTAACTTGGCAAGAAGGTTTGGCCGTTGTCTTTGTTTCCGGTATTCTTTTTACTATTATTGCCTTTACAAAGCTTTCAACAATAATCTCGGAGTCAATTCCACTTTCTTTAAAAGAAGCCATAACAGTTGGAATTGGGTTTTTCTTAACGTTTATAGGTCTACAAAAAGGCGGCATTGTTGTTTTAAGTAAAGAAACATACGTAGCTTTAGGTGATTTTAGTGAACCCACTGTTTTTTTGACTCTCATCACTTTAATCGCAACTGTTATATTATTTTCCAAACAAATACCTGGTAACTTTCTAATTAGTATTTTATTTGGGACAATTCTTTCAGCATGCTTTGGTCAGCTCAACTATGATTTTACTTTTAAATCAGTTGATGCATTTGTTATGTATAAAGAGGTTTTTTTTGCTATGTCTTTTGCAAATATGATTGATATAGCTTTCTGGACAGCAACATTTTCTTTAACAATGGTTATCGTATTTGAAAACATTGGCTTAGTATTTGGTCAGGTACATATGATTGATCGTCCACAGCGATATAATCGATCTTTACAAGCTAACGCATTATCAACAATTACCTCTGGGATTTTTGGCTCAAGCCCAACGGTAAGTACTGTTGAGACAGCAGCTGGAATTACCGCTGGTGGAAGAACTGGTTTAACATCACTTACAACAGGAGTTTTGTTTTTAACTTCACTTTTATTTTTACCATTTGTAAGAATAATTCCCGATAGCGCGATAGCTCCTATACTAATATTAATTGGAAGTTTAATGATACAAAATATCCAGCATATTGATTTAAATGACTTTAGTGAGAGCTTCCCAGCATTCCTGATTATTGCATTAATACCATTTACCTATAGTATTGTAGATGGTATGGCATTCGGCTTTATTATGTATCCGATCTTAAAGATTGTACTTAAAAGACAAACAGATGTTAAACCACCTCTTTATATTATTGCATTGTTATTTTTGTTAAACTTTATCTTTCATTCACTTCATTAG
- a CDS encoding glycoside hydrolase domain-containing protein: MARKVWGVDSANTVNQELLDCVKKRFGSPKFWGRYLTDIPNVSNGLTKQEITLIRSKGIKVLPIYNVIREAVGYDEAQIAVRNAVYHARRLDLPKGTVLFANVENFFNVDSAWIRGWVETLLPTGYRSGFYHDPVEGDFTQAYCQAVQQNKEIALEAILWSTEPEPGVTSERKAPRFNPATPNCKANVWVWQYGRGATKCQIDTNLADERVLNYLY; this comes from the coding sequence CTGGCACGAAAAGTTTGGGGTGTTGATTCAGCAAATACAGTTAATCAAGAGTTATTAGATTGTGTAAAAAAACGTTTTGGTTCACCTAAGTTTTGGGGGAGATACTTAACAGATATTCCTAACGTTTCAAACGGTTTAACTAAACAGGAAATTACATTAATCAGAAGCAAGGGAATAAAAGTATTACCTATTTATAATGTTATTAGAGAAGCCGTCGGCTATGATGAAGCACAAATTGCTGTAAGAAATGCTGTTTATCATGCTAGAAGGCTAGATTTACCTAAAGGAACCGTTCTGTTTGCAAATGTTGAGAATTTCTTTAATGTTGATTCAGCTTGGATAAGAGGATGGGTCGAAACACTATTACCGACCGGATATCGATCGGGATTTTATCATGATCCGGTTGAAGGAGATTTTACTCAAGCTTATTGTCAGGCTGTTCAGCAAAATAAAGAGATTGCCCTAGAAGCGATTTTATGGAGTACGGAACCTGAACCTGGAGTAACATCAGAAAGAAAAGCCCCTAGATTTAATCCGGCAACTCCAAATTGTAAGGCAAATGTTTGGGTATGGCAATATGGTAGGGGTGCAACGAAATGCCAGATAGACACTAATCTGGCAGATGAAAGAGTATTAAATTATTTATATTAA